From the genome of Glycine soja cultivar W05 chromosome 14, ASM419377v2, whole genome shotgun sequence:
tttaataatttttcaacttcgtaataataataatattaataatatatcgtATGATGTAGGTGTAAATTTATTAACACTGAAATTACATTATAattaaactcttttctttttctattcaattTAATGCCGAGAAATTTCTTACTGTTATTGCAGATGGACCGAAGGATttttaccataaaaaatatgGACAGAaggatataaaaaatcaaatgttgaataaaaattaaaatttcaattataagAACACATCATCGTTTTAAAAATAGCATGAACATGTCCAACTTATCATTGTAGTTTATTTATGAATTGGGTAAATTGGGTTAACTTAAAACGaaatttttccttaaaaaaattaaaacgaaaataaaggactataattattaatgaaaaacttaaaactatgATAAAGTTGTTAAAATGCATTTCAACTATTTTCTGGTGAAAACTAATCGTCATGAGAAAAGTATTACTCATGAACAAATATAACTCATAGTAAAAACTGACACTAGCTTGAGCCCAAGTCCAAAATGTGGTTATATATGTTGTCACGACTATGTTTATGCTAACCGATTGAAGtctaaaatataagaatgaaGATTGTTTAGTTAACAATTACATAATCCATTTAGTTGAAACTCTATAATATatagaatatatttatttacaaaatataattaaatataaaaatctgTATACATGTACGTACAAAACAATTATGGTAGTTTGCCATAACAAACACTTTCCtacttctataaaaaaaaattggcaataagtttctatttctagttaaataaaaattttaggaAATATGTTCTAGTCCAATTTATTttgcttgataaaaaaaaaccattaaaaaaatCCCACAGAACTAGTAAAAGAAACTCAAGGATTACCCTTTTACGATGTTAATAAAACGCACACATGTATGTCTACTGAGAAATTAGAACATTAGAatgaaaaagggaagaaaacaaTGGTAAAAAACAAAGCAGTATAAtgtggtaaaaaaaaacatagcagTATAACATTAATATATGTTGAGTTGATCAAGATTACACGTTATAATATATCTTCAAACATTAATATTTGTCGTTTCCTTTTTAAACATCTATTTAAAAAGGAAACAATGTTCAACTTATAAATCCCTTTCATTTATTGCTATTTTGGCACTCTATTTTAATACGTTCATAATAAAATTTCtcaccttaattttttttcataatattctCATGCAAAAGATGTGTATCTTCCTGTCATTATCACAGACATTATACAGATAAGATCCCatcaaaatttgtaaatatctacataaataaaaaatatattttttatactaacaAAATTCTTGTATGTTAAGTTCCCTTCtgcttttatatatatcttCGTACAAAAACGTATTGGTAAACTTAATCCtccaaatattttgtaaaaacaaacataaaataaataaataagatgaGTAAAAAGATACtataaaaggaattaaaaaatttctgcTTACAAAGTGCATAAATTTTccacttatatttatattttataataaaatgcaAGTATATGCAAGTCCCTACAAAACACTGCCACGTTTTCCACCAGCATGCAATTAGCGTAAGAGAATAACCATCTCACTGAACTGCGCTAGTGTCaacataaaataagaaaagCAATATTAATCtagcaaataaaattttataagttccTCTGCTTTACTACCCACCAAGATTTTGGGTAGACAAACAAGTCATTTTTGTAGCCTTCTTGAATTTCTCTGAGCCTCGagaaaaaatcaagatatatctACACTCATTGTTGATGAATGGGGAGCagcaaagaaaaacataaaaataaagagaaagaaaataggacAAAAGGTGGTGAGGTACACTAAGGGCCAATTGTAGGGAGAGAAGGGAAATATAGGGCAGAATTTTAACACATACAAATACAGGTAATGCTCTACTATTCCTAGAATTTTCTTGTCTTATTTTGAAGATGGGAGAAGAATTATTCCTTTGCCGCTGCAATGCATTGAAGGAGTTCATCACCTTTTCCTATTTATTCAAAGGAAGAACCTTGGCTTCACTTTCACAAACTAAAGAAAGTAAACCCAACTCAGCATAGCTTGGTATGTTACCTCTTCAAACATGAAAAGGGTATGGGCAAATGTTTCATGCTGGAAATATCAAACAACTCTACGAACCTCTGATCTGAAACTCTTGCTTTGGCGGCTGCAAAGCGTTGGTATTCATCAAAGACGGATGACAAGCACCATTTTTGCAATTTTCTATAGCATCCTACCAAGCAACCTGTTCGGTGCTGCATGCagaaaataaaggaagaaaTTACATACTTTTGACAAGAAAACCTCACATGGTTAGATATTACAAAAACGTTTTATATTGTTAGTGACACTATTacttattacaaaaatattttaaaagaaaattcagCAAAAATCTCACCTTTCCCCGCTTACAGTGAATTATAACTGGGTGGTTCCTGACATCTGCATTATTTGATCGCCAAAAGTTATTGCTAGCAAAATTAAATGAGTTGTTGAAACTGCAGTTGAGATTAAAAGTAAAGAACTACATCATACCAAGAACAACTTCTAGTGCTTCACGGATTGTGTCCTCTGGGATGTTCACAAAAGGCTCCTGGATGCACAAGTTTCACAAGGTTAAAGAAGATTTAAGGTTATCTAAAACTTGCTTTctgaacataaaattaaaatcaagttCCATAATCACCCTTTGTCAACTTAACTTGTTGGTAAAAAAGGAAGAGGGGAGAGGGTGTAGCTAATACAATTTGAGGATAATGTTTGGCAAATTTATCAACTGCTAATATTGATTGACTGAACGAGTTATGGGATCCAAAAGAAGCAATTATTAGATTATTAATGTATCTATACAGacctaaatcttttttttactgGTATACAGACCTAAATCTTACACAATAAACGTATGTAGAAATAAACCATCTCTCAATTCTCATTCATCTGACCATCATCCTTTCCACAGATGGAATCAGATAtgaataaacatgaaaattagaAGATGGGCAAAAAAGGCATGAAAACaattccaaaattaatgaaagagaCACAAGTCAGATATCATAATCAAGGATGGATTTAATAAAAGTACTGCTTCCCCTTGTTTTACTTGACATATCGATTGGtccataatttaatattcaaacaaaattcaTGGAATAGAGTCAGGAATTCAACAATATAAGGGAAAAGTATTCTATATAAATTCAATGAATTCAGTTCTATGGTTCTTCTAAAGTGAGGGGATATACACTTTAGAGAACAAAGCGCACACCAACAACTGTTGATTTTCTAATCAACAGTTGAGAATTTTgataaaatcaaatacatatataacaaatcttaaaattaattataatcgcaatctttcatttttctaatCAAGGGTTGTGAGTGCACTATTCTTTAGAGAACATCTTACTTTAAAGaagtcaaattcaaattcaacatACAATATGCCCTAATCCACCAATAACATAAATTCCATCTCCAAATGTAATAATGAAATGTTCTCTATACTTTTACTATGTCCTTCCTTGATTACCTAGTCTTTCCTAGGGTGATCATGACTTTGGTGCTACTTCTGTACAATTATTAATTCCTTTCCCCCTTCTTTACCTTGTACTTGCACTATAATCAAATAGCAAATCTGTGCTCTTCTTGAACAGAATTGGTTTTTGAGATATTCATAATGGTCCCCTTAAACAGACAACACGTATAATATATGATCTCCAACTGTTAATTATTCTCGAAAAACAAATGATTGTGATCATTTTGGATAACCAAGGAAAAGACTTGGCATGCCAGCTTGGATTCCATCAACCCAGATTTCCATATCCTAAAGTTGGTATGACATAATTTCACTGTGCACATACGAGTGAGGATTGAAGAGGACTCTCGCACAGAAATATattcaagaaataaaacaatGGATCTAATCCGGAACAATAACGAGACCTAAACTGACATGACAATATATAATGGTACCTAAAAAGCTGCCATAGTAAAATTTAGCAAGCAAAAGTTTCCAAACAAAGTTTTTCCTAAAGTACTTTATAAAGTTGGGGACATTTCAAAAAAGTTACGCCATAAGAATCAATCAAGAAtagaagaaggaggaggaggaggaggaagaagaacaagaacaaaaatagtaAGTAAACAAGTTGAAGAAATAATAATGACAACAGCCAGCTTTACGTTCCCCCCGTTTTTTTTATCTCCCAAGCCGTCATAACAACCCATTTGATTACACAGTACTAGAAAACAAAGCATCCATATAATGGTCCCAGTGCATCAGGTCACTAATTATCCACACCCATCTcttgaatgagagaaaagtCATATTAAGAACATAGAAGAGAATGAGAAAAACAGGTCAATTGGATTAGATATCCATTGATCTCTGTGCcagctatttatttttatttttgttgtgaaCTTAGTTCAAATTACCAAGACATAGAACAACTACAATCAAATTCAGACTTCAGATAAATTTCTTGTATAGTCACTTAGTATtcaataagaaaataagaacGTAAGATGAATTAGATTTCTGTACAGTAAGTTAAAATCAGCTTATGCACCTCCACTTTTAGAAAAGTTAAAAACTTCTCTAAAAACTTGGCTTACAGGAAAAGGCTGAAGTGTGTAAGCTGATTTTAACTTAGTCTTGCACGAACAGCTGAATTCATTTTATCTCTTTATcatcttcttttattattataattcctTATAGAGAAGATTATTCAAATAGACCTCAAGATAAAACAATCAGACCCAACTGGAAGGTGAGAAATCACAAGACCAGAAAAAAGAAGGTTGAAGACATAGATAGATAGAAATAGACCTTATGACCCTCAATCCCAAACTGAAAAAGCTTGATCCCATTTGACTTGAGGAACTCCATGTTGGCCTCCGGATACGGCTCAGGACACagatatctataaaaaaaaaaacatccaatCAAATAATCAGCAACAGCGTGCGAGGAAAAGATGAAGACTTTACTCACGATTCATCAATTGGGTACTCAAAAAGCATCATCAAACTCAaaacacaaccacacacacacacaaacacaaatgTTAACAAGACCATCATTAAAAACAgcaaaaacataagaaaaaaggTAGAAGAGGGTGATTGAGATGATTGGACAGACATGATGGAACGAAGGCCGAGGGTTTGGAGGAAGGAGAAGTTGGCGGGTTCGGGGAAGCCGGAGCGGAAAATGCCATTATCAACCATGGCGAAGTTGAGGGGCGGAATGAAGAGATCCTCGCCGTCGTCAGCGACGGCGTCTCCGGCGACGGTGTGATCGGAGATAGTGAGCTGGATTTGGCGGCACATGGGGGTGGTGTCCTGTTGTTGCCTTTGCCTTTGGTGGCGGTGATGGGTGCGTTGGAGTTCTGCCGCCAGTTGCATATCAAAGTTTGAAGTAGTAgtatatttgtttgtgtttaagatgagagagagaaagaggggtAAAGGAAGTATTTAGAGGgtgttattatataataataataaagaaaaggaaatagaGAAAGGGATCAAAGAGGATATTCTTTGAGGTGGTACCCCTGCCCCTCAAGAGAGAAAGAATGGATGGCAGTTAAAGGGGTGAGTGAAATGAAGTGAATGTAAGGAAGGTGATATACCCCATATTTATACACAGAGGTGCCCAACAACACCAAAATGCCAATGACAccacactcttttttttctttctctgcaaacaaataaaaacaaataagttatatatataatatagtcTATGGGCATGTTTGATTCTGTGTTGCAAAATTATGTCGGGATTAAAAGTCGTTTTATCAACGgatgagtgattttatttttgcattcttttatttttttaaaatctttttgagTTGCATTTAAACATGCACAAAAGCATTTTCAACAGAAAATTAAACATTTACTATATAGactacaaatatttattttttatgcaaacaaataattttttttatatatagtatgGAGTCTATATAGACtacacatattttaaaaaaaatcttacttgGTTGGATAAGAATAGTATGGAGGACAATAAAATATTCAATCTCAgtatttaatacaattatacCATAAGGATTGTGTTTGgtcaaaagatttagtttttTAACTATTACAACATAGTAGATTAAAGATTTTGTTGAGAGAAGTGTTGACTTTTAATGTTCgattgtattttaaataaaattgtttcgggagaaaaatagttataaaaaaggataaattatataaattatgaggCCTTATAAATATAATGTACTATAAATTTGTTGACTATTAAGGAATGGGGGGAAGAATTTGTGTTATATCTCTAAGTTCCTTGTCCTTGCACTAACAAAAttgtttaaagattttttttctaactttaaattttatgaaagtaATGATAAATGATCaatcaacaattaaaaataaaatacggtcTAACTATAAATGGTATTTTTCAAGTTAATAATTAAGTAATGTTATTTATACATgtgtttaaagtatttttttttaatgaattgatACCCACTCAAATTAATCATATAAcgaataaatagtcattttttcattttgtttaagATTTTGATtgacatgttattttattattggttgtgttaataatgatatatttaatatatatatatatatatatatatatatatatatatatatatatatatatatatatacacatgtgtgtgtgtgtagttttagtttttatacatACAACTAATAATTAAATCCTAAATATCAAGTTCTTAATTACTTTCGATACatagatataaaaaaagtgtTGCATAAAAGTAAAACTACAAATAAACTAAAccaaattgatataaaaaaaaattataaatctcttaatcattgattaaaataaaataaagttaacaaaattattatatacaaattatctcattttttattcattgctattttttattattgtatacTCAAATAGCCATTgaattctttatatataaaaaaaagacattataTCTCTTTAAGTCTGTGTTGGATAGGggaaaagaaatagaagaaaggaAAGTAGATAGCTTAAAACAAGAGAAATaggggaaaaataaagaaaaatataggtTGTTTGGTAGAAGATAAATGGAgtggaaataaaaatgaaatatttgaattaaaagtgtttgatatgtaaaaaaatgttattattgtcattattattatatagttttaaaaatatatatattattaataaaataattagtgaTTATGTGAGGGAAGCATTTTTTCCTCTAAGAAACCCACTTGGGTTCTGTCCAAGTTGCTTGAAAGTGGGTGGTGTCGATCTACAATGTACATGCACATATATCTATAATGACAAGATGCTCATGATGGTGGCGAACGCGTATTATGTAATGGCAATGAGATTTGTCATGGTTGCAATGGTTCACAGTGAGTGGACTACTAACCGCTACCTAGGTGTTGCCCGAAACATGCAAATTAGGATCACTTTTGTGGTGGTAAGAGAAACAAGAGGtccttttctctttctattttgTATGCAGCCAACGTTAGAACAAGATGCAACACACAAAACGAGGTTATTTCTTTGTAAATCTCACTACTTGAAAAATACTATAGAAGGATGGTTTTAAAACACATTCAAACACGATTTAAAATTCTCTTTAAAtctaatatcttaaaaaattaagatttttcatgatagttttataaaaattatcttaaaaaatatgatttttagttaaaaattattttagaatattttataaaaaaaataaattaaaaaaattgaggattctaaaataatttttttaaaaacggtTTTAAAACGTAgactttctaagatggtatttaaaaaaatcatcttagaatgtttttttttaaaaaaaaagaattctaaGATGGATTTGGTGAAAATGGTCTTAGAATgcctctttttataaaaaaataaaaattatttaaaaattaactataattatatataatattcgcCATACATAATCTCATTCActtacatattaataaaatgctCTACCAAATTCAAAACTAATAAACAAGATTTATCCTATAATAAAGTCTCAATAGCTAAAAAAAGATCAAACTAGACAACATATTCTAACATATTTTAAGATACAACGATAATATCGTAAAATATTATCCACATACTCTAACACGaatcattctctatttgatgcTTTGAATAATgacataaaaaatacaaatattacaaattatatgCTTATTTCTTAATTCATTACTTAGCTAATATCAACAAAACATTTAACTGCAAAGAACAAATATTACCTCTGTCAGAAGAATATCTTTTGTCACATGATAACGTAACTCCAAGGATCATCTTTTGATTCATGTGAGGCCTTTTTGAACATTAATTAACCTCCCTAAGACCTATTAGATTATCACATTCAGtctcatattaaaataatatatcaactTGGTTTTAACACGAAATATTCTATCAATTTACAAATTATCTAGTACATATTTCTATTTTACAACTTTAACAATTAGAAACTATGAATATCATCACTAACATTTAGTCTAAATTGAAGTTTAAAGCAGCAATGAATTTGAACACTAAACTACAATAGAGCTTAGCATTATCAAGACGCAATGCTGCCTTTTCATACTCTTTCATCATATCTTCCTTTGACTCTTTAATCTTCTAGTTTTTGTTCTTCAATTGGTTGATATATCTAAAGCATTTAAAACACAACACTGGAAAATGGTGAATACAGAGAAGAAGATTATGGAGACTGCCTATGCGCCAATTAtacaagaataaaatattaacaatgtGAATTGCATACACATTCACATaaccacaaaaataaatataaaggatGCGGTTGTTTTAAGGATCAAACATGTAACAGAATTATCATatcaagaatttaaaattttattctaggAGATAGTAAAATGCATAAAATTGTAAGTGGAAATAAATTTACCTAATGATGAATGGCATTGACAAAGTAGTAGTATATATAAACAGGAAAAACAgagattaattgaaaaaaaaaaaaaaccttgcgCTGCTCATTGAGGAGATGAGCAAACTTATCAATGTTAGGGAAAGCAAGGAGCTTGAGCATTAGGTGGTTACGAAAGTATCCAGGGCCAACAATTATCAGTTTGTTGGTATTAGTTGTAATAAACCAAAAGAACAaaacttaaataggaaaaatgaaagatttgacACCCTGTACCATTCAACATAGTACAACAACATCATGCATTACAtttatgcttcttttttcattatcttACTCCATAttactaatttaaaaaactaaaactatcCACCCCATTTCCAGAGACAACAATTCAGAGTCAGGTAATGCAACATTGTCGCCACTTTCACTCTTAACCATCATAGGCACGACCTGTAGATTTTTGGAGCAGTGCTGTGAGTAGCCACCAAGAACTTAGCACTCTCGGGAAAATCAATTTGTTCTTGACCATTGGTTTCATTCAATAAACTGATTTTTTTACACCCCCTAGGTGATCTTTCTCGTCCATCCTGAGTAGCTCCTGAGGCTATAGAATACATGACCCAAaacattaaaagataaaataaaaaaacctaaaatgcataaattaattaatagctATTAAAAGTGTCATGAGGGAGAAAGCAACGTTCAACAGTAACATTAGCACTCTGACTCTCCTCTTGGTCCTGTAAAACCGTGGAGTTTTTTGGACAATTATGAAGTttagttatttgaaaagaaagaaaaaagttataaatcaaGCCGATCTTGATCACCTTCTTTGCAAGGGTGGTATTTTGCTCTTGTATCCTTTTCTCCTGTCATAGAGCATAGTGAGAGCACAAATATCCATATTAGTTTTCTTTATCTAGAGAGATACACATATAAAACCATTTAATGTTCACAGTAATGTTACAATTGTCTTTCACTTTCAGGACAATAAGCTAAAAATAAAGCCTAGATAAACTTGGAGTTGAAGACATACCTTTTTCTGAAGCTCGGAAATGGACTCGTACATCAGATCATTCTATTAAAACATAACACATTTCAATGATAAGGGCCAAACTAACATACAcacatgaaagaaaaatttaattcaattcacaaaaatattgtaaattGATTCTGTTTCCTCTAATTCTTTTGGACAGAGattataaaacaaaagttaCTGAATAAAAATcctagaagaaaaatataataattaggaccattttatttaagattaaaaaagaagtggttctgatataaaataatctagtaattattatttagagattaaaaaaaagaatctagtatatatatatatatatatatatatatatatatgaaagccGCTGATTTTATGAGAAGCTGTTTAAAACAGCTTctgaatttaatcaaattttcaattctttttagcttttgattatttttaaaagttgaaacaaacacatgaaaaaaaataaaagaaatgataatttttttttaaaaaaagtgaatcTTTACAAATAAAACTGTCCATGAACAAGGCATTATATGCACTATTCATGTAACAAGTATTGCCAAGATTCAGCAATCCTGTAAGACCACCGAATGAACCTCTTGGGGTGACACCACTGGTTccataatgtttttttactaGTAATTCTGCCAATGATTCTACTATTATAGCGAAATTTCtgtaatttcttttcaaaattaaaatatgaacctaaattaaaaagggagaaaaaataaatgtatttataataaaaaaaaaggtgtagTTTATCTCACTACAATAAGTAAAGTCTGACAATCTAGTGGGGCAGTAGTTTAAATTCATCTGCCACTTCTCGAAAAACAGTGAGAAATTATATAGAAGGGCACAAGATCTTGACATTAAGAAAAGAATTGGACTGCATtacaatttttacttttttagtatttttcaaCAGTGTGATACAAGTTAAAGATAATTGCAACCGCAGACAAGTGATTTTCCTATCCCCAATGTATGAATCAATATTAgtctaaaacaaaaaagaaaccaTCCAGTATTAATTTGTGCAATTAGCCAATTACATATAAACCAAACCTCTATTATTGATACTTGGCATCCTGCTTCTGTGAATCTGGCAATTTATCAATAACCATCTCACCATAAAGTAATGTGAAGTGGTGGGTCTTCTCGCCCAAACCCTTAGAACCCAAAGAAAACATTATTAGTTTGTGCATCATTAATGTAAAAAGAGATCTTAAGATTGAGAAAAATTGTATATCTCTAGGTTGATCACTAATCTCTTATTCACAGTATAACTACAATTAATCAAGGAGCTCATTAAGAGCCAATAAGTAGCTATGTTACAGCCTAATCCCGTGCTTATTTAAATCATTCATCATAACTATCGTTGGTGAAAGTATTTGCCTATGTGCTACATATACACTCCCACTTTATGACCAGTATAGATCATAAGCATGAAGCTTGTTAAAAATCATTGTTGTTCGTTTGTATTGAAAGAGAAaccaaagttttttaaaaaagtggTCAGTCCACAAAAAAACTTTCATCTTTACACTGAGATGAAAGTAGTGAAAATGatgcatttttcaaaaacttctGCATGTTGAAGAAGGCAATAATGGTGATAGGGCCACGTGTCATATGTCTTCTTTTTATATTGaggaaaaacaaagaaacaatatCAATTATGTGTCATAcgtttaatatcaatttttatcttcccttttttacctatcaaatcatttttatttaaattttttctctctttttatttctattttatctcTAACGAACACAcatacttttcatttttttcacctctttttcattccctttcattcattttttttctcatacttTC
Proteins encoded in this window:
- the LOC114385499 gene encoding probable tyrosine-protein phosphatase DSP4 isoform X1; this translates as MQLAAELQRTHHRHQRQRQQQDTTPMCRQIQLTISDHTVAGDAVADDGEDLFIPPLNFAMVDNGIFRSGFPEPANFSFLQTLGLRSIIYLCPEPYPEANMEFLKSNGIKLFQFGIEGHKEPFVNIPEDTIREALEVVLDVRNHPVIIHCKRGKHRTGCLVGCYRKLQKWCLSSVFDEYQRFAAAKARVSDQRFVELFDISSMKHLPIPFSCLKRKR
- the LOC114385499 gene encoding tyrosine-protein phosphatase DSP1-like isoform X2, yielding MQLAAELQRTHHRHQRQRQQQDTTPMCRQIQLTISDHTVAGDAVADDGEDLFIPPLNFAMVDNGIFRSGFPEPANFSFLQTLGLRSIIYLCPEPYPEANMEFLKSNGIKLFQFGIEGHKEPFVNIPEDTIREALEVVLDVRNHPVIIHCKRGKHRTGCLVGCYRKLQKWCLSSVFDEYQRFAAAKARVSDQRKR
- the LOC114385499 gene encoding tyrosine-protein phosphatase DSP1-like isoform X4 codes for the protein MQLAAELQRTHHRHQRQRQQQDTTPMCRQIQLTISDHTVAGDAVADDGEDLFIPPLNFAMVDNGIFRSGFPEPANFSFLQTLGLRSIIYLCPEPYPEANMEFLKSNGIKLFQFGIEGHKEPFVNIPEDTIREALEVVLDVRNHPVIIHCKRGKHRTGCLVGCYRKLQKWCLSSVFDEYQRFAAAKARVSDQSL
- the LOC114385499 gene encoding tyrosine-protein phosphatase DSP1-like isoform X3; the protein is MQLAAELQRTHHRHQRQRQQQDTTPMCRQIQLTISDHTVAGDAVADDGEDLFIPPLNFAMVDNGIFRSGFPEPANFSFLQTLGLRSIIYLCPEPYPEANMEFLKSNGIKLFQFGIEGHKEPFVNIPEDTIREALEVVLDVRNHPVIIHCKRGKHRTGCLVGCYRKLQKWCLSSVFDEYQRFAAAKARVSDQRLD